A genomic region of Papaver somniferum cultivar HN1 chromosome 7, ASM357369v1, whole genome shotgun sequence contains the following coding sequences:
- the LOC113294060 gene encoding F-box/kelch-repeat protein At3g06240-like, whose product MVVHNGENGGDKIPVKNGQLHYFEYSENHDQSTTPIHIITKIQFPVPFWVTREYVLLPVIKRDSNIDQHTTWTSGFGYSLLTNEYKVVGIYMYKTNYVEVYIYTLGSGRGWRNLGKFNSQFSTLTGRQGIFVRGSIYWMGTNLEIILTFDLVEEKFGEHLSPPPLTAENVWCIKTIGILDGFLFFANGLFTEGDYSNEIWILKKKNDNDDMQERGERRSLGWSKEFRFDERGKLLAFTRSGGVLTHIDNYLVIYDPIASSSKILVDYTELFCQAVPHKNTLVSFQELGEEDARIMESADSEDGEP is encoded by the exons ATGGTGGTGCATAATGGTGAAAATGGTGGTG ATAAGATTCCTGTTAAGAATGGACAACTTCACTATTTTGAGTACAGTGAGAATCATGATCAGTCAACaacacccattcacataatcacaaAGATTCAGTTTCCCGTTCCGTTTTGGG TAACAAGAGAGTATGTGTTACTTCCAGTTATTAAGAGAGATTCTAATATTGATCAGCATACTACTTGGACGAGCGGATTTGGTTACAGTTTGTTGACAAATGAATACAAAGTTGTAGGAATATATATGTACAAGACCAATTACGTAGAAGTCTACATTTACACTCTAGGGAGTGGCCGTGGATGGAGAAACCTAGGGAAGTTCAATTCTCAATTCAGCACACTGACAGGGAGACAAGGTATCTTTGTCCGTGGATCTATTTACTGGATGGGAACAAACTTAGAAATTATCTTGACCTTTGATTTGGTGGAGGAAAAGTTTGGTGAACATCTTTCACCACCTCCTTTGACAGCAGAAAATGTTTGGTGTATTAAAACAATCGGGATTTTGGATGGGTTTTTGTTTTTCGCTAATGGTCTATTTACTGAAGGAGACTATTCTAATGAAATATGGAtactgaagaagaaaaatgataatGATGACATGCAAGAGCGAGGGGAACGCCGGTCATTGGGTTGGAGTAAAGAGTTTAGATTTGATGAAAGAGGCAAATTATTAGCCTTTACGAGGAGTGGCGGTGTTTTAACTCACATTGATAACTATCTCGTCATTTATGACCCAATAGCTTCATCCTCGAAAATCCTTGTGGATTATACGGAGCTATTTTGTCAAGCAGTCCCTCACAAGAACACCCTAGTTTCTTTTCAAGAGTTAGGTGAAGAAGATGCGAGGATAATGGAATCAGCCGATTCAGAAGACGGAGAACCATGA